One stretch of Amycolatopsis tolypomycina DNA includes these proteins:
- a CDS encoding ABC transporter substrate-binding protein, producing the protein MGRTEPLGFLGADVLVKLIGALCLRPRFGDRPRKLDEQCEWAEYQDERSERRGLPMVCLVRPPENADVMAAVADRLKTAKPHGSIRYANPGLAEHEGRDEAGPATADSVTVVRDILREARKELGDSAKAHTSRLPFPLFDLVYWLMLQDYDGRDDPDGALRHAIRRISLAERFSSSAQDAVKELPENQGVWKIFSLLVRGLTLLTFRIAVTGRVPVLSGRYRWFLRQPHLAPEMSGSFVRFARRLTEGQWQEEAPEYVCRLLLNAFLEDLRRAYRLRPWRVWRRRRMTYPVLLLDEVSVGNGGYRLLELVNSVRNQVGRFDPLLVVSASPAPPPDAEPTPHRPQFQAEQARAAYTAWQNQLERDRRERRPTAWYLPIGIRPPAEADESRIRQMLQTLGHDYRFRRQVRPPWWASRWTRIGVPVVVVALVAGFVAYRYQDTYAAHCGSDSPWLVWTGGECIGTTDGAQDIFQPSNATIRQVEAVVLDQNHRAEELHRARPERPYITLVVMQALTSSNNLAEGLTSERETLEGVAVAQLRQLNAPGSADPIVRLLIANAGRNMRQGVRVAHLLRQQAEQDKSIVGVVGLDMSSEPTQQTIAALTNAGLPMVASTLSADPLADLNPMYFQVSPQNRREAAVAAGFAEQLPGPRTVRVYYSDDNADVYSTNLRDDVLQSFRDKGFQAEARAFTPDGGLGGPAAHLRYGETLVGNAGAAGRDICSFDGIAFFAGRGVPDFGQFLSGAAQCGSRATVIGDDDVSRFVADQGERRRIRALPYYYLSFATAPVTAPKGVAIDFYTTLDQVLFPFEQTPEGRSYDGYAALAYDAAQVMIVAAAYLRETAAEIPVTPGAIWREITAIHTSRPGAKQVNKYLEGVTGTIDFGGDISRNVPQNKPVAVMGVVDGEVDKSMHGFCGAADGPTSDTWCPPDP; encoded by the coding sequence ATGGGGAGAACGGAACCGCTCGGCTTTCTCGGCGCCGACGTCCTGGTGAAGCTGATCGGTGCGTTGTGCCTGCGGCCGCGGTTCGGCGACCGGCCGCGGAAGCTCGACGAACAGTGCGAGTGGGCCGAATACCAGGACGAGCGCTCGGAACGGCGTGGCCTGCCGATGGTGTGCCTGGTCCGGCCGCCGGAAAACGCGGATGTCATGGCCGCCGTCGCCGACCGGCTCAAGACCGCGAAACCGCACGGCAGCATCCGGTACGCGAACCCGGGGCTCGCCGAGCACGAAGGCCGCGACGAGGCGGGGCCGGCGACCGCCGACTCCGTCACCGTCGTCCGTGACATCCTGCGCGAGGCGCGGAAAGAACTCGGCGACAGCGCGAAGGCGCACACCAGCAGGCTGCCGTTCCCCCTGTTCGACCTCGTCTACTGGCTGATGCTGCAGGACTACGACGGCCGCGACGACCCCGACGGCGCCCTGCGGCACGCCATCCGGCGGATCAGCCTCGCCGAGCGGTTCAGCTCGTCGGCCCAGGACGCCGTCAAGGAACTGCCGGAGAACCAGGGCGTCTGGAAGATCTTCTCGCTGCTCGTGCGCGGGCTGACCCTGCTGACCTTCCGGATCGCGGTCACCGGGCGGGTGCCGGTGCTGTCCGGCCGGTACCGCTGGTTCCTGCGGCAACCGCACCTGGCCCCGGAGATGTCCGGCAGCTTCGTCCGGTTCGCCCGGCGGCTCACCGAGGGCCAGTGGCAGGAGGAGGCCCCGGAGTACGTCTGCCGCCTGCTGCTCAACGCCTTCCTCGAAGACCTGCGGCGCGCCTACCGGCTGCGGCCGTGGCGCGTGTGGCGGCGGCGCCGGATGACCTACCCGGTCCTGCTGCTGGACGAGGTGAGCGTCGGCAACGGCGGCTACCGCCTGCTGGAACTGGTCAACTCGGTGCGCAACCAGGTCGGGCGATTCGACCCGCTCCTGGTGGTCAGCGCCAGCCCCGCGCCGCCGCCGGACGCCGAACCGACCCCGCATCGCCCGCAGTTCCAGGCGGAGCAGGCGCGGGCGGCCTACACGGCCTGGCAGAACCAGCTCGAACGCGACCGGCGTGAGCGCCGGCCGACCGCCTGGTACCTGCCGATCGGCATCCGCCCGCCCGCCGAAGCCGACGAGTCCCGGATCCGGCAGATGCTGCAGACCCTCGGCCACGACTACCGGTTCCGCAGGCAGGTCCGGCCGCCGTGGTGGGCGAGCCGGTGGACGCGGATCGGCGTGCCGGTCGTGGTGGTGGCGCTGGTCGCCGGCTTCGTCGCCTACCGCTACCAAGACACCTACGCCGCGCACTGCGGCTCCGACAGCCCGTGGCTCGTGTGGACGGGCGGCGAATGCATCGGCACCACGGACGGCGCCCAGGACATCTTCCAGCCGTCGAACGCGACGATCCGGCAGGTCGAAGCGGTGGTGCTCGACCAGAACCACCGCGCGGAGGAGCTGCACCGGGCCCGCCCGGAGCGGCCCTACATCACGCTCGTCGTGATGCAGGCCCTGACTTCGTCCAACAACCTCGCGGAAGGGCTGACCTCCGAACGCGAAACGCTGGAGGGGGTCGCGGTCGCCCAGCTGCGGCAGCTGAACGCGCCGGGTTCGGCCGACCCGATCGTCCGGCTGCTCATCGCCAACGCGGGGCGCAACATGCGCCAGGGCGTGCGGGTGGCGCACCTGCTGCGGCAGCAGGCCGAGCAGGACAAGAGCATCGTCGGGGTGGTCGGGCTGGACATGAGCAGCGAGCCGACCCAGCAGACCATCGCCGCGCTGACCAACGCCGGGCTGCCGATGGTCGCCTCGACGCTGTCCGCGGATCCGCTGGCCGACCTGAACCCGATGTACTTCCAGGTGAGCCCGCAGAACCGGCGCGAGGCCGCGGTGGCGGCCGGGTTCGCCGAGCAGCTGCCGGGCCCGCGCACGGTCCGCGTCTACTACTCCGACGACAACGCCGACGTGTACAGCACCAACCTGCGCGACGACGTACTGCAGTCGTTCCGGGACAAGGGTTTCCAGGCCGAAGCGCGGGCGTTCACCCCGGACGGCGGCCTCGGCGGGCCGGCCGCGCACCTGCGGTACGGCGAGACCCTCGTGGGCAACGCCGGCGCCGCGGGCCGCGACATCTGCTCGTTCGACGGTATCGCGTTCTTCGCCGGCCGGGGCGTGCCCGACTTCGGCCAGTTCCTCAGCGGCGCCGCGCAATGCGGCAGCCGGGCCACCGTGATCGGCGACGACGACGTCTCGCGGTTCGTCGCCGACCAGGGCGAACGCCGGCGCATCCGGGCGCTGCCCTACTACTACCTGTCGTTCGCGACCGCGCCGGTCACCGCGCCGAAGGGCGTGGCGATCGACTTCTACACGACACTGGACCAGGTGCTGTTCCCGTTCGAGCAGACGCCGGAGGGCCGCTCGTACGACGGCTATGCGGCGCTGGCCTACGACGCCGCGCAGGTGATGATCGTCGCGGCGGCGTACCTGCGGGAGACGGCGGCCGAGATCCCGGTGACACCCGGGGCGATCTGGCGCGAGATCACCGCCATCCACACCTCGCGCCCGGGTGCCAAGCAGGTCAACAAGTATCTCGAAGGCGTCACCGGCACCATCGACTTCGGCGGTGACATCAGCCGGAACGTGCCGCAGAACAAGCCGGTCGCGGTGATGGGCGTGGTGGACGGCGAAGTCGACAAGTCGATGCACGGCTTCTGCGGGGCCGCCGACGGCCCCACGTCCGACACCTGGTGCCCGCCCGACCCCTGA
- a CDS encoding phosphatidylinositol-specific phospholipase C domain-containing protein: MKLFSVAILAAALTLSGATAANADSPKLSHVTTVGVHNTYDPAAYGYLAQALDAGSSLIELDVWPDFFTHEWKVSHSNPLGNNNNCVAATSASQLYSGGKNKNLEYCLDDIRIWLAAHPGHAPITLKLEMKTGFSDNTGMGPDELDATFRAHLGSVAFRPAELLGGYATLDDAAKADNWPSVDALRGRVITEIIPGTVEEGNPTDTLKTDVEYARYLVGLKNAGRIGDANIFPTVHGAAGGDPRDKYTADLKPWFVVFDGDANAWVTQTGPWWYDANHYYLVMTDAQNVAPAIDGHNPTVDQANQRVADLAKQHASVVTADWTGLTTVLPQVVARG; this comes from the coding sequence ATGAAGCTCTTCTCGGTGGCAATCCTCGCGGCGGCGCTCACGCTCTCCGGCGCGACCGCGGCCAACGCCGACAGTCCCAAGCTGTCCCACGTCACGACCGTCGGCGTGCACAACACCTACGACCCGGCCGCCTACGGGTACCTCGCCCAGGCGCTCGACGCCGGCTCGTCGCTGATCGAGCTGGACGTCTGGCCGGACTTCTTCACCCACGAGTGGAAGGTCAGCCACTCGAACCCGTTGGGGAACAACAACAACTGCGTCGCGGCGACGTCGGCGTCGCAGCTGTACTCGGGCGGCAAGAACAAGAACCTCGAGTACTGCCTCGACGACATCCGGATCTGGCTGGCCGCCCACCCCGGGCACGCGCCGATCACCCTGAAGCTCGAGATGAAGACGGGCTTCTCCGACAACACCGGCATGGGCCCCGATGAGCTGGACGCCACGTTCCGGGCGCACCTCGGCAGCGTCGCCTTCCGCCCGGCCGAGCTCCTCGGCGGCTACGCGACGCTGGACGACGCGGCCAAGGCGGACAACTGGCCGTCGGTGGATGCCCTGCGGGGCCGGGTGATCACCGAGATCATCCCGGGCACGGTCGAGGAGGGGAACCCGACCGACACGCTGAAGACCGACGTCGAGTACGCGCGCTACCTGGTCGGCCTCAAGAACGCGGGCCGCATCGGCGACGCGAACATCTTCCCGACCGTGCACGGCGCGGCCGGCGGTGACCCGCGGGACAAGTACACCGCCGACCTCAAGCCGTGGTTCGTCGTGTTCGACGGCGACGCGAACGCCTGGGTGACCCAGACCGGGCCGTGGTGGTACGACGCCAACCACTACTACCTCGTGATGACCGACGCCCAGAACGTCGCCCCGGCCATCGACGGCCACAATCCGACGGTCGACCAGGCCAACCAGCGCGTGGCCGACCTGGCGAAGCAGCACGCGTCGGTGGTGACCGCGGACTGGACCGGGCTCACGACGGTGCTGCCGCAGGTGGTCGCCCGGGGCTAG
- the thiD gene encoding bifunctional hydroxymethylpyrimidine kinase/phosphomethylpyrimidine kinase: protein MIPSALTIAGSDSGGAAGLQADLRTFLTCGVHGLVAVTAVTVQNTLGVHDRADLPPHIVAGQIEAVAADMGVGAAKTGMLASAEIIHAVAAACDKAGIGRDEEIPFVVDPVAASMHGHPLFDEAGLHALRDELLPRATVLTPNLDEVRLLTGMTVTDREGMHTAAVVLHRMGPRYVLVKSGHLQADPECVDLLFDGSTFVELPGKRYSTPHTHGAGDTMASALTAGLAKGMSVVEAARYGKWFVSHAVEHAYPMGAKVGPVSAFWRLAPEER from the coding sequence ATGATTCCTTCGGCGCTCACCATCGCCGGGTCGGACTCCGGCGGCGCCGCCGGGCTGCAGGCGGACCTGCGCACGTTCCTCACCTGCGGCGTGCACGGCCTGGTCGCGGTCACCGCCGTCACCGTGCAGAACACCCTCGGCGTGCACGACCGCGCCGACCTGCCGCCGCACATCGTGGCCGGGCAGATCGAGGCGGTGGCGGCCGACATGGGCGTCGGCGCGGCGAAGACCGGCATGCTGGCCTCGGCCGAGATCATCCACGCGGTCGCCGCGGCGTGCGACAAGGCGGGGATCGGGCGCGACGAGGAGATCCCGTTCGTCGTCGACCCGGTGGCGGCGTCGATGCACGGCCACCCGCTGTTCGACGAAGCCGGCCTGCACGCCCTGCGCGACGAGCTGCTGCCGCGCGCGACGGTGCTGACGCCCAACCTCGACGAGGTCCGGCTGCTCACCGGGATGACGGTGACCGACCGCGAGGGCATGCACACCGCGGCGGTGGTGCTGCACCGGATGGGCCCGCGGTACGTCCTGGTCAAGAGCGGCCACCTGCAGGCCGACCCCGAGTGCGTGGACCTGCTGTTCGACGGTTCGACGTTCGTGGAGCTCCCGGGCAAGCGGTATTCGACGCCGCACACGCACGGCGCGGGCGACACGATGGCGTCGGCGCTGACGGCGGGGCTGGCCAAGGGGATGTCGGTGGTGGAGGCGGCGCGGTACGGCAAGTGGTTCGTCTCGCACGCCGTCGAGCACGCGTACCCGATGGGCGCGAAGGTCGGCCCGGTCTCGGCCTTCTGGCGGCTGGCTCCCGAGGAGCGCTGA
- a CDS encoding ion transporter produces the protein MTGRERVAEVLEGRRFQNFIIAVIVFNAVTLGMETSTSIMDGYGPLLHVLDHIALGIFVAELLAKFYAYRGGFFRDNWNVFDLLVVGIAVIPATGPFAVLRSLRVLRVLRLISVVPSMRKVVSGLLAAIPGMASIAALLALIIFVAGVMATKLFGAIDPGDFGNLGTSLFTLFQVMTGEAWPDIAKTIMEQAPLAWIFFVVYILVSSFAVLNLFIAVVVSGMEDELRQDIREEEAKQAEAQAAANQEILEELRALRAELAELRQQAA, from the coding sequence GTGACCGGGCGCGAGCGGGTGGCGGAGGTCCTCGAGGGCCGCCGCTTCCAGAACTTCATCATCGCCGTCATCGTCTTCAACGCCGTCACGCTCGGCATGGAGACGTCGACGTCGATCATGGACGGCTACGGCCCGCTGCTGCACGTCCTCGACCACATCGCGCTCGGCATCTTCGTGGCCGAGCTGCTGGCGAAGTTCTACGCCTACCGCGGCGGCTTCTTCCGCGACAACTGGAACGTCTTCGACCTGCTGGTGGTCGGCATCGCGGTGATCCCGGCGACCGGACCGTTCGCGGTGCTGCGGTCGCTGCGCGTGCTCCGGGTGCTGCGGCTGATCTCGGTCGTGCCGTCGATGCGCAAGGTCGTCTCCGGGCTGCTCGCCGCCATCCCCGGCATGGCGTCGATCGCCGCGCTGCTCGCGCTGATCATCTTCGTGGCCGGCGTGATGGCGACCAAGCTGTTCGGCGCCATCGACCCGGGCGACTTCGGCAACCTCGGCACGTCGCTGTTCACCCTGTTCCAGGTGATGACCGGCGAGGCGTGGCCGGACATCGCGAAGACGATCATGGAACAGGCGCCGCTGGCCTGGATCTTCTTCGTCGTCTACATCCTGGTGTCCAGCTTCGCGGTGCTGAACCTCTTCATCGCCGTGGTGGTCAGCGGCATGGAGGACGAGCTGCGCCAGGACATCCGCGAGGAGGAGGCCAAGCAGGCCGAGGCGCAGGCCGCCGCGAACCAGGAGATCCTCGAGGAGCTGCGCGCCCTGCGGGCGGAGCTGGCCGAACTGCGGCAGCAGGCGGCTTAG
- a CDS encoding MarR family winged helix-turn-helix transcriptional regulator, producing MTSTSVQDVSGRLYLAVGRLSRSLRQAGVPGPGHGAISALATLVHAGQLRLGDLAAKEGVAAATMSRIIASLVEAGYVSRESNPVDRRAWLAKATEEGERLVSGVRSTRVQELNRRLDRLSPDHREALLAALPALEALIADD from the coding sequence GTGACGAGCACATCGGTCCAGGACGTCTCGGGCAGGTTGTACCTCGCCGTGGGCAGGCTGTCCCGGTCACTGCGGCAGGCCGGCGTGCCGGGGCCGGGCCACGGCGCCATCTCGGCGCTCGCGACGCTGGTGCACGCGGGCCAGCTCCGGCTCGGCGACCTCGCGGCCAAGGAGGGCGTGGCCGCGGCGACGATGTCGCGGATCATCGCGTCGCTGGTCGAGGCGGGGTACGTGAGCCGCGAGTCCAACCCGGTCGACAGGCGCGCGTGGCTGGCGAAGGCGACCGAAGAGGGCGAGCGGCTGGTGTCCGGCGTGCGGTCGACGCGGGTGCAGGAGCTGAACCGCCGGCTCGACCGGCTCTCGCCCGACCACCGGGAAGCGCTGCTGGCCGCGTTGCCGGCCCTGGAAGCCCTGATCGCGGACGACTAA
- a CDS encoding thiazole synthase, with translation MDEEPLVIGTTKLNSRLIIGTGGAANLAVLERALVASGTELTTVAMRRADAEGGSGVLELLKRLGIELLPNTAGCRTAAEAVLTAQLAREALETDLIKLEVHADDRTLLPDPVETLDAAERLAADGFTVFVYTNDDPVLALRLEEAGCAAVMPLGAPIGTGLGIRNPHNIELIVARAGVPVILDAGIGTASDATLAMELGCDAVLLSTAVTRAADPERMAAAMRAGVVAGRLAREAGRVPQRFWAKASSPPR, from the coding sequence ATGGACGAAGAACCGCTGGTCATCGGCACGACCAAGCTCAACTCCCGGCTCATCATCGGCACCGGCGGCGCGGCCAACCTCGCCGTGCTGGAGCGTGCGCTGGTCGCGTCCGGCACCGAGCTGACCACCGTTGCGATGCGTCGGGCCGACGCCGAGGGCGGCTCCGGCGTCCTCGAACTCCTCAAGCGGCTCGGCATCGAGCTGCTGCCGAACACGGCGGGCTGCCGGACGGCCGCCGAAGCCGTGCTCACCGCGCAGCTCGCGCGCGAGGCGCTGGAAACCGACCTGATCAAGCTCGAGGTGCACGCCGACGACCGGACGCTGCTGCCGGACCCGGTCGAGACCCTCGACGCCGCCGAACGGCTCGCCGCCGACGGGTTCACCGTGTTCGTCTACACGAACGACGACCCGGTGCTCGCGCTGCGCTTGGAGGAGGCAGGCTGCGCCGCGGTGATGCCGCTCGGCGCGCCGATCGGCACCGGCCTCGGCATCCGGAATCCGCACAACATCGAGCTGATCGTGGCGCGGGCGGGCGTTCCGGTGATCCTGGACGCCGGAATCGGCACGGCCTCGGACGCGACACTGGCCATGGAGCTCGGCTGCGACGCCGTCCTGCTGTCCACGGCCGTCACCCGGGCGGCCGACCCCGAGCGGATGGCCGCGGCGATGCGGGCGGGCGTGGTCGCCGGACGGCTGGCCCGCGAGGCCGGCCGCGTGCCGCAGCGCTTCTGGGCGAAGGCGTCGAGCCCACCCCGGTGA
- the thiS gene encoding sulfur carrier protein ThiS, with product MEIKLNGEWTEFPDGATVADVLDASGGQRPGIAVAVDGVVVRRADWAATAVPKGAVLDVLTAVQGG from the coding sequence ATGGAAATCAAGCTCAACGGCGAGTGGACGGAGTTCCCGGACGGCGCGACCGTGGCCGACGTCCTCGACGCGTCCGGCGGGCAGCGGCCCGGGATCGCCGTCGCGGTCGACGGCGTCGTCGTCCGCCGGGCCGACTGGGCGGCCACCGCCGTGCCCAAGGGGGCGGTCCTCGACGTGCTCACCGCGGTCCAGGGAGGCTGA
- the thiO gene encoding glycine oxidase ThiO, protein MTNLAVVGGGVIGLATAWRVARTGRSVTLYDPEPARGGASWLAGGMLAPVTEAWPGEEDVLRLGEESLKRWPGFAGDLREEGVDPGLAGHGTLVVAFDSADAGHLDILAGHLHSLGRAAARLTGRAAKRLEPGLGSVRSGLHVPGDLAVDNRKLLQALYDACARRNVRFRRERVEELPAADAVVLAAGAWTGRLHPLLADAVRPLKGEILRLKPRRGCLPPPSHTVRAVVEGRPIYLVPRGDSELVLGATQYEAGFDQAVTARGVRELLEGAERVFPALTEYELTETAAGLRAGSRDALPYLGELDGGVFAATGHHRNGLLMAPVTADAVVAWLEGDEPPEGTAAASPARLHQKEHV, encoded by the coding sequence ATGACGAACCTGGCAGTGGTGGGCGGCGGCGTGATCGGCCTGGCCACGGCGTGGCGTGTCGCGCGCACCGGCCGCAGCGTCACCCTCTACGACCCCGAACCCGCCCGCGGCGGCGCGTCCTGGCTGGCCGGCGGCATGCTGGCCCCGGTCACCGAGGCCTGGCCGGGCGAGGAGGACGTCCTCCGCCTCGGCGAAGAGTCGCTGAAACGCTGGCCCGGCTTCGCCGGTGACCTGCGGGAAGAAGGCGTCGACCCCGGGCTGGCCGGTCACGGGACGCTCGTCGTCGCCTTCGACAGCGCCGACGCCGGGCACCTCGACATCCTGGCCGGCCACCTGCACTCCCTCGGCCGCGCGGCCGCGCGGCTCACCGGCCGGGCCGCCAAGCGGCTCGAACCCGGCCTCGGGTCCGTCCGAAGTGGACTCCACGTGCCCGGCGACCTGGCCGTGGACAACCGGAAACTCCTGCAAGCGCTGTACGACGCCTGTGCACGGCGCAACGTCCGGTTCCGGCGGGAGCGCGTCGAAGAACTCCCGGCCGCCGACGCCGTCGTGCTCGCCGCGGGCGCCTGGACCGGGCGGCTGCACCCGCTGCTCGCGGACGCCGTGCGCCCGCTCAAGGGCGAAATCCTCCGGCTCAAGCCCCGCCGCGGCTGCCTGCCGCCGCCGTCGCACACCGTCCGGGCCGTCGTCGAGGGCCGCCCGATCTACCTCGTCCCGCGCGGCGACTCCGAGCTCGTTCTCGGCGCCACCCAGTACGAAGCCGGCTTCGACCAGGCCGTCACCGCCCGCGGCGTGCGCGAGCTGCTCGAAGGCGCCGAACGCGTCTTCCCCGCGCTCACCGAGTACGAGCTGACCGAGACCGCCGCCGGCCTGCGCGCCGGCAGCCGGGACGCGCTGCCGTACCTCGGCGAACTGGACGGCGGCGTCTTCGCCGCGACCGGGCACCACCGCAACGGCCTGCTGATGGCCCCGGTGACCGCGGACGCCGTGGTCGCCTGGCTCGAGGGGGACGAGCCGCCGGAAGGCACCGCGGCCGCGTCCCCCGCCCGCCTGCACCAGAAGGAGCACGTGTGA
- the thiE gene encoding thiamine phosphate synthase — translation MPALSGDKIRARLDAARLYLCTDARTARGDLAAFADAALAGGVDIIQLRDKTGALEAAGEIAALEVLAEACARHGALLSVNDRADVALAVGADVLHLGQDDIPVPLARRILGDDVVLGRSTHSLDQALAAAAEPGVDYFCTGPCWPTPTKPGRPAPGLDLVRDTAAWAPDRPWFAIGGIDGDRLPSVLAAGASRIVVVRAITEAEDPEAAARELRARLP, via the coding sequence ATGCCCGCCCTCTCCGGTGACAAGATCCGCGCTCGCCTCGACGCGGCGCGCCTGTACCTCTGCACGGACGCCCGCACTGCGCGTGGGGACCTGGCCGCCTTCGCGGACGCGGCCCTCGCGGGCGGCGTCGACATCATCCAGCTGCGCGACAAGACCGGCGCCCTGGAGGCGGCCGGCGAGATCGCGGCGCTGGAGGTGCTGGCGGAGGCGTGCGCCCGCCACGGCGCGCTGCTGTCGGTGAACGACCGCGCCGACGTGGCGCTGGCGGTCGGCGCCGACGTGCTCCACCTGGGCCAGGACGACATCCCGGTGCCGCTGGCCCGCCGCATCCTGGGCGACGACGTCGTGCTCGGCCGCTCGACGCACTCCCTCGACCAGGCCCTCGCCGCGGCCGCGGAGCCCGGCGTGGACTACTTCTGCACGGGCCCGTGCTGGCCGACACCGACGAAGCCGGGCCGCCCGGCACCCGGCCTGGACCTGGTGCGCGACACGGCGGCCTGGGCCCCGGACCGCCCCTGGTTCGCCATCGGCGGCATCGACGGCGACCGGCTGCCCTCGGTGCTGGCGGCCGGCGCGTCCCGGATCGTCGTGGTCCGGGCGATCACCGAGGCCGAGGACCCCGAGGCCGCGGCGCGGGAGCTGCGGGCCCGCCTGCCCTGA
- a CDS encoding threonine ammonia-lyase, whose product MELVTISDIEAAAKRVEDVAVRTPLLLQTWDPRGTLWLKPESLQPVGAFKVRGAFNAIASLDDAARARGVIAYSSGNHAQAVAYAAQRYGVPAVIVVPDVAPRIKVEATRAYGAEVIEVPIGEHEGKARELAVERGLTLVPPFDHAAIIAGQGTAGLEIAEDLPDVEVVLVPISGGGLAAGVGTAIRARCPRAKVVGVEPALAADVADSLGRDELVRWPQADRARTIADGLRSQPSELTFAHLREVVDQMVTVTEDEIREAVRVLARKARLVAEPSGAVTTAAYLFHADELPSGKTVALVSGGNADPALFAEILAG is encoded by the coding sequence ATGGAACTGGTGACGATCTCTGACATCGAGGCCGCCGCGAAGCGTGTCGAAGATGTCGCCGTACGCACGCCCCTGCTGCTCCAGACCTGGGATCCCCGCGGAACCCTGTGGCTCAAACCCGAAAGTCTGCAACCGGTCGGCGCGTTCAAGGTGCGCGGCGCGTTCAACGCCATCGCCTCCCTCGACGACGCGGCGCGCGCCCGCGGCGTCATCGCGTACTCCAGCGGCAACCACGCGCAGGCAGTCGCGTACGCCGCGCAGCGGTACGGCGTGCCCGCGGTGATCGTCGTGCCGGACGTCGCGCCGCGGATCAAGGTCGAGGCAACCCGTGCGTACGGCGCCGAGGTCATCGAGGTACCGATCGGCGAACACGAGGGGAAAGCGCGTGAACTGGCCGTCGAACGCGGGCTGACCCTCGTCCCGCCCTTCGACCACGCGGCCATCATCGCCGGGCAGGGCACGGCGGGCCTGGAGATCGCCGAGGACCTGCCGGACGTCGAGGTGGTGCTCGTCCCGATCAGCGGTGGCGGGCTGGCGGCAGGCGTGGGCACGGCGATCAGGGCCCGCTGCCCGCGGGCGAAGGTCGTCGGCGTCGAGCCCGCGCTGGCCGCCGACGTCGCCGACAGCCTCGGGCGGGACGAGCTGGTCCGGTGGCCGCAGGCCGACCGCGCCCGCACGATCGCCGACGGCCTGCGCTCGCAACCGTCGGAACTGACGTTCGCCCATTTGCGGGAAGTCGTCGACCAGATGGTCACGGTCACCGAGGACGAGATCCGCGAGGCCGTGCGCGTGCTCGCCCGCAAGGCCCGGCTGGTCGCCGAGCCGAGTGGCGCGGTGACGACGGCGGCGTACCTGTTCCACGCCGACGAGCTGCCGTCCGGCAAGACGGTCGCACTCGTCTCGGGCGGCAACGCCGACCCGGCACTGTTCGCCGAGATCCTCGCGGGCTAG